A single Lolium perenne isolate Kyuss_39 chromosome 6, Kyuss_2.0, whole genome shotgun sequence DNA region contains:
- the LOC127308874 gene encoding receptor-like protein EIX2 yields MGAAAINKRLLVVLVAACATVSSVGAAVCMPPERDALLAFKRGITSDPAGRLASWRRGGDCCRWRGVLCSNRTGHVLELQLGIDEKMYYDQSYFSGKISPSLFSLEHLEHLDLGDNSLDFPSVGYSSNLLLGSLKRLRYLNLSNIRFDHTLPAQLGNLSKLQYLDLSYTISSVQPTDLSWLTRLPSLQHLDLSGVNLSKVHDWPHIVNMIPSLQVLYLSSCSLQNANQRLPRLSLTKLERLTLSENNFYHPSESCWFWNLTSLKHLDLQHSLLYGQFPNTLGKMTSLQVFDFSFNGDTRLKDGIIIVPNLMRNLCNLEVLNLESCRLSGSMADLYESLPHCSSSRLRELNLGGNNITGTLPAGIANLTSLVTLDLSFNHLTGPVPSQIGMLNNLTYIDLGYNNLTGIITEEHFAGLTSLLYIDFSQNLLNIVIHPNRLPPLRLKTANFVSCQMGPGFPSWLQRLAGVDYSIDMSDTGIADQFPSWFSKTLSRANSLDFSSNQINGSLPKNLEMIMSLNYLSLDGNQITGEIPPLPRNLIYFSVSNNALSGRVPASICKSQQLQHLNLGNNNLVGEFPKCLEMRNITDLVLSNNMFSGKFPPFLQSCTDISFLDLSGNKLSGTLPIWIGDFEKILYLRLSYNMFTGSLPFSITNLREMYDLNLAGNRFSGIIPWNLSNLRSMVEKHGYRRGVMQPFDNFSVVTKRQELYYGDRLEDMVTIDLSLNFLSGVIPEEITSLIGLVNLNLSWNYLIGKIPHNIGSMPSLESLDLSRNKLSGVIPPSLSNLTYLAWLDLSYNNLSGRIPSGSQLDTLYDNDPFMYSGNSGLCGPPLQLNCSGGNNATRLGDRDRKRSAHVHDLMFFHVGLGSGFVVGLWVVFCTMLFKKTWKVAYFTLFDKSCDKLYVFGVLTWTRLAEKTLKLIRKLG; encoded by the coding sequence ATGGGTGCCGCTGCCATCAACAAGCGGCTCCTCGTAGTACTAGTCGCCGCTTGCGCCACCGTCTCCAGCGTCGGCGCTGCCGTCTGCATGCCACCGGAGCGAGATGCTCTGCTGGCGTTCAAACGCGGGATCACCAGCGACCCGGCAGGCCGCCTTGCTTCCTGGCGGCGAGGTGGTGACTGCTGCCGGTGGAGGGGCGTCCTGTGCAGCAACCGGACTGGCCATGTCCTCGAGCTTCAACTTGGAATTGATGAGAAGATGTATTATGATCAGTCCTACTTCAGTGGCAAGATAAGTCCGTCTCTATTTTCTTTAGAGCATCTTGAGCACCTTGATCTCGGCGACAATTCGCTAGATTTCCCAAGTGTTGGTTATTCTTCAAATTTATTACTAGGTTCTCTGAAGAGACTGAGATATCTAAACCTCTCCAACATAAGATTTGACCACACGCTTCCCGCCCAGCTTGGTAACCTCTCTAAGCTGCAATATCTTGACCTTTCCTACACGATAAGTAGCGTGCAACCAACCGATTTGTCATGGTTAACACGTCTACCTTCGCTACAACATCTTGACCTGAGTGGGGTAAATCTCAGCAAGGTACATGATTGGCCTCATATAGTCAATATGATTCCTTCTTTGCAAGTTCTATATCTTTCTTCATGCTCGCTTCAAAATGCAAACCAACGGCTCCCGCGCTTGAGTCTCACAAAACTTGAGAGGCTCACTCTCAGCGAAAACAATTTTTATCACCCATCCGAATCCTGCTGGTTTTGGAACTTGACAAGCCTCAAGCACCTCGACCTTCAACATAGTCTCTTGTATGGTCAATTTCCAAATACACTTGGAAAAATGACGTCCCTCCAAGTCTTTGACTTTTCATTCAACGGCGACACACGCCTCAAAGACGGCATTATTATAGTGCCAAACTTGATGAGAAACCTATGCAATTTGGAAGTTCTGAACCTTGAATCATGTCGCTTGAGTGGGAGCATGGCAGATTTATATGAGAGCTTACCACACTGCTCCTCCAGCAGACTGCGGGAGTTGAATTTGGGTGGAAACAATATCACTGGGACCCTACCAGCAGGGATTGCCAATCTTACCAGCTTGGTCACTCTCGACCTCTCTTTTAACCATTTGACTGGACCAGTGCCGTCTCAGATTGGTATGCTCAACAATCTGACTTACATAGACCTAGGTTACAACAACTTGACAGGTATCATCACGGAAGAACACTTTGCTGGTTTAACGAGCTTACTATACATAGATTTCTCTCAGAATCTCTTGAACATCGTTATACACCCTAATCGGCTACCCCCCTTGAGATTAAAGACCGCAAATTTTGTATCTTGCCAAATGGGTCCTGGTTTTCCTTCCTGGCTTCAACGGTTGGCTGGTGTTGATTACTCCATTGATATGTCAGATACGGGTATAGCCGATCAGTTTCCATCTTGGTTTTCTAAAACGCTATCACGGGCTAATTCTTTGGACTTCTCGTCGAATCAAATTAACGGAAGCTTGCCGAAAAATTTGGAAATGATCATGTCACTGAATTATCTCAGTCTAGATGGAAACCAAATAACCGGTGAAATACCTCCATTGCCGAGAAACCTCATCTATTTCTCCGTGTCAAACAATGCTCTGTCTGGCCGTGTTCCAGCTTCTATATGCAAATCCCAGCAGTTACAACACTTGAATTTAGGCAACAACAATTTAGTTGGAGAATTTCCTAAGTGTCTCGAGATGAGAAATATAACAGATCTTGTTTTAAGTAACAATATGTTCTCAGGAAAGTTCCCACCTTTTTTGCAAAGCTGCACGGATATAAGTTTTTTAGATCTATCAGGAAATAAGTTGTCAGGAACTTTGCCTATCTGGATTGGAGACTTTGAGAAGATACTCTACCTGCGACTGAGCTACAACATGTTCACTGGGAGCCTTCCGTTCAGTATCACCAATCTTAGAGAAATGTATGATTTGAATCTGGCAGGCAATAGATTTTCAGGCATCATACCTTGGAATCTGTCAAATTTAAGGAGCATGGTAGAGAAACATGGGTATCGCCGGGGCGTAATGCAACCTTTTGATAATTTTTCTGTGGTCACGAAGCGGCAAGAACTTTATTACGGAGATAGACTTGAAGACATGGTCACCATCGACTTGTCCTTGAATTTCTTAAGTGGGGTAATTCCAGAAGAAATCACTTCTCTCATCGGACTGGTGAATCTGAATTTGTCATGGAACTACTTGATCGGAAAAATTCCACACAATATCGGGTCCATGCCATCACTAGAGTCACTGGACCTATCAAGGAACAAACTTTCAGGAGTAATTCCGCCGAGCCTCTCAAATCTAACATATTTGGCCTGGTTGGATTTGTCATACAACAACCTGTCGGGAAGAATACCGTCAGGATCACAACTTGACACACTGTACGACAATGATCCATTTATGTATAGCGGCAACAGTGGTCTTTGCGGGCCTCCTCTCCAACTGAATTGTTCAGGAGGTAATAATGCAACAAGGCTAGGTGATCGTGATCGAAAGAGAAGTGCGCATGTCCATGATCTGATGTTCTTTCACGTTGGGCTTGGGTCAGGGTTTGTTGTTGGTCTTTGGGTGGTGTTCTgtacaatgctcttcaagaaaacATGGAAAGTTGCATATTTTACGCTTTTCGACAAGTCATGTGATAAGCTATATGTATTCGGTGTTCTCACTTGGACAAGATTGGCGGAGAAGACATTGAAGCTAattcggaagcttggctag